The genomic interval GATATGGAAGGCTTCGGGCTGGTTTGTCTGGAGGCTGCCATATGTGGGGCACATGTGCTGGCTTCGGCTAGTGGTGGAATTACCGATGCGATTATTCACCAAAAAAATGGCGAACTGATTGAATCCGGCAATTCGGGAGCATGGATTGAAAAGCTGCTCGCCATCCTTAACCGCCCAACGGATGCTAAGTTAGCTGCAACAGGTATTAGCGACTTTACACGATCAAACTTCACTTGGTCGAAAATGTGCGCCGGATATGGTAAGGAGTTTCAATTATTAGTGTCAAAAAACAAATAGATAATGTAATTATTAGTTAACTCATGGTTAATAATAAAGGCGTAATCTAGCGGAAATTTAATCACTCGCAATTATGTCTAAATTTTACCAGTTTATTGCCCTGTTATTCATTTTCATACTTCCTGTTCAGGCTTTCGCACAAAGCGGTGTTGTAAGCGGCAAGGTAACCGATCATCAAAAAGTGTCACTACCCGGCGCTACCGTCAAACTGTCGCCCATCAACCGCTACACCGTTTCAACACAGACGGGTACATTTGAGCTACTGAATGTACCCGCAGGTAATTACGAAATTTCGATTGACTACCTTGGTTACAAACCGGTTCGACAATCAATTACTGTAGCTGAAGGCGGAAACACCCGTATTGACCTCGTACTGGAGGATGGTTCTACCGAGATGAATGCCGTTATTGTCATGGGTGATTTGTTACGAGGGCAGGCGAGGGCGCTTAATCAGCAAAGAAGTAATCAAAATATATCCAACGTCATTTCTTCAGATCAGGTAGGGCGTTTTCCTGATGCGAACATTGGCGACGCCTTGAAGCGGGTGCCCGGCATTACGATGCAAAATGATCAAGGGGAAGCAAGGAATATTATTATCAGAGGACTGGCTTCGGAATTGAATTCCGTAACATTAAACGGCGATCGGATTCCTTCGGCTGAGGGTGATAACCGAAAGGTGCAGATGGACTTAATCCCTTCTGATATGATTTCTGTCATTGAGGTAAATAAAACACTGACACCAGATATGGATGCCGACGCCATCGGCGGTTCCGTGAATTTGGTTACACGCGCCGCACCAAATGGTGAGCGTATTTCGGCAACCTTGGCAACAGGATACAATCCCATTCGGGAAAAGGCGCTGTATTCAGGCTCATTCGTTTATGGTAACCGATTTGCTGATAATGCGTTGGGATTGGTTTTGAGCGGATCCTATAATAATAATGACTATGGCTCTGACGATGTGGAAGCTGAGTGGGTTGAAGAAGATGGCCTGGAATACATCGAAGGCTATGAAATTCGTAAATATGATGTAAAACGGGTACGGCGAAGCATTTCAGCAGCACTGGATTATAAAATCAATGATAACCATATCCTCTACGCCACGGCTATGTACAATTGGCGCGATGATTTAGAAAACCGCTTTAAGAATGAGATGAGTGATATGGTTCCTGTCTTAGATGGAAGCGGTCAGATTGTCGGATACGAAGGGACGGTTGTGCGTGAAACCAAAGGGGGTATTGGTAACAGCAGAAACCATAGTCGCCGTTTAGAAGATCAGCGTATGCAGAACTATTCTTTACGGGGCGAGCATCTGTTGGGAACCCGACTGGATATGGATTGGTCCGTAAATTATTCGACCGCCAGTGAAGATCGCCCGAACGAGCGCTATATTGCTTTTGAACAAGAAGGCGTCGGTTTTACATTTAATGGCGATCCGCGCATACCATTGTTCACTCCTTCTGCTGATTTTAATGCGGAAAGCTTGGAGCTCGATGAAATTTCGGAAAATCACGACTATACCAACGAAACTGAATTTGGTGCAAAAGTGAACCTCCGAGTTCCTTTTTCAGTTATAAATGATCAGAAAGGAAGGTTGCGTTTTGGTGCTCGTGTGCGTATCAAAACGAAGGATCGGGATAATATCTTCAATGAGTACTCACCAATCGACGACCTGGGGGTCTTGGGTGAGGTGAATAATGTATTTTGGCCGGGAGATAATTTTCAACCCGGATCACATCTGGTGCCAGGCTTATTCGCCTCGTCAAATTTGCTCGGAAATCTCGATCTGACCAATGGATCTTTGTTTGAAGAAGAGGCTGTTCCGGATGAATATTTAACTGTTAATTACTCGGCAGATGAAAAGATATACGCAGGTTATTTGCGGTGGGATCAGGATATTACGGATGAGATATCCATGATCGCCGGTGCGCGGGTCGAATTCACAGGCATTGATTATACAGGCAACCTGGTTCAGGATGAAGAAGAGCTTACCGGAACAAGAAATGTGAAGAACGACTATGTTAATGTGCTGCCAAGCCTGACATTTAAATTTGTTCCGGAGGAAAATCTGATCTTTAGGCTGGCCGCAACGACTGCATTGGCGCGACCAAATTATTACGCTCTGAGCCCCTTCGTTGCAAGCATACCAAGCGACCGTGAACTCCTGGCCGGTAATCCGGATCTAAAAGCGACCTATGCCTATAATCTGGATATGATGGTTGAGAAATACTTTACTTCGGTGGGCATCATCTCCGGAGGCGTTTTCTACAAGCAGCTAGATGATTTTATTTATACGTACTACGATCAGTCTTATTCAAGAGATAAATTCGCTGCCGATTTTCCAGATGTCCAAAACCCAGTTCCCGCAGGAGAAAAATGGGAATTTGTTCAAACCAGAAATGGTGAGAGTGTTGATGTATATGGAATTGAACTAGCGGCGCAAAGACAATTGGACTTCTTGCCAGGTAAGTTTCTAAGCGGCTTTGGAGTATATGCTAACTACACGTACACCAAGTCGATCGCTAAAGGTATTTCCAATGAAGACGGTGATTTTCGCGAAGATGTGAGTTTGCCGGGTACTGCGCCACATATGTTAAACGGGTCACTTTCCTGGGAAAACGAGAAGTTTTTGGCGAGACTGTCCTTAAATTATACAGCGGCCTACTTGGATGCATTAGGGGAGTCTGCTTTCTCGGATGCCTACTATGATGAGCAACTTTTCCTGGATGCCAATGCCTCTTATAAAGTGACCCCGCTTTTAAGACTCTTTGCCGAAGCAAATAACCTGACCAATCAGCCGCTACGTTATTACCAGGGGATTTCCTCTCGCACCATGCAAGCGGAATATTACAGACCCCGCTATACTATCGGCCTGAAACTAGATCTATAAACCAGATAAATCGAATATATTTAAAACAAATATGATGAAGATAACCTTATTAATAACCATAGTTGCTTTTTTCTCACTGGGAACACTGATCTCTTGTGACAACGGTCAGCAGACGACCGACCCCAATGCTGTCAAACCACTTTATGTCACCGATCCTGTCAAACATGATACGGATGACCCCGCCGTATGGGTGAACCCGGACAATCCGGCTGAGTCCTTAGTTCTGGGAACCGACAAAGACGAAGACGGTGCGCTATATGTTTATGATCTGAAAGGGAAAATTATTGAAGACAAGGTAATCCGTGATTTGAAAAGACCAAACAATGTCGATGTTGCTTATGGCTTATCGCTTGGTGAAAAGAAGGTTGATATAGCGGTTCTTACAGAAAGATTTACCCATAAACTGAGAATCTATTCCCTACCTGATATGAAGGCGATCGACAATGGGGGACTAGCGATGTTCGAAGGGGAAACCGGAGAAGAGTATCGCGATTTGATGGGGATTGCTTTGTATACCAATGAAGCCGGAGAAATCTATGCTATCGTCGGCAGAAAAGCAGGCCCGACAGATGGGAGTTACCTATGGCAATACCTGTTGGAGGACGATGGGAACGGTGATGTGAAAGCTACCTTGGTCAGGAAGTTTGGTGAATTTAGTGGTAAAAAAGAAATAGAGGCCATTGCGGTCGATAATGAACTCGGTTATATCTATTATTCTGACGAGCAGTACGGTGTTCGAAAATACTACGCTGATCCTGACAACGGAAATGAAGAACTTGCTTTGTTTGCAACGGAGGGCTACAAGGAGGACAATGAAGGTATCAGCTTCTACAAAACATCGGATACCACAGGCTACATCCTGGTGTCTGACCAAAGCGCAAATCATTTTAAAGTTTACAAGCGCGAAGGTGGAGCTACCCCGCATAACCACGAGCAGCTAGCCTCTATCCCCGTGTCGACAAATAACAGCGATGGTTCTGAAACGATATCCATCCCGCTGAATGATGATTTCAAACACGGTCTTTTCGTAGCGATGAGTGATGACAAAACGTTTCACTACTACCGCTGGGAAGATATAGCAGGTACCCTGCTCGATATAAACTAAACCTTAACACCTGAGAGAAAATTTAGCTACGTAAATTTTCGTTTAACGAAACCGTTTTGAGGGGTTTTATTTCATGAACCTTTCAAAACGGTTTTTTTATTGACGAATTTCAAACCTTTTTCGACTCATTTTTCGCGAACACCCCACGGCGACCAAGCGGCTTTTTCTCCTGAAATGGAAGGACCCTTGTTATTAAAATGTTTTAGACTTAGTCGGACATTGTTCGGACATTGTTCGGACATTGTTCGGATGTTCTTCGGATATTAGACGTGTGTGCACGATTAATATCCGATTGAGGTACGACGAACTTCTATCTATGCCCTGTATCATAATAGTGTAAATTCAGACCGGTTGTTGAGCGTGGATATTGACTTTGATCTGGTTTTTGCCGATCTTATGGTTTTTTAATTTTCACTTAATATTTTTTATTATGGCGGTTTTTAAAGATGGGATCATGGGATCCTTTAAAGGTCGTGTTGGAAACGTTGTTGGTTACGAATGGCGAGGGCTATCGGTTATGCGCAGCCGGCCACGGATTAAGAAAAATCGTAAACCGACGGAAAAACAGTTAGCGAACCGGGCACGATTCAATTTAATGCAGGAGTATTTACGCTTCCGTATAGGCTTTGTTCGCAAGGGGTTCTCTTTAGCTCCCGAATTGGAAAGAATGTCGCAGTTTAACGTCGCAATGTCTTATAACCTATCTTATGCGATAGCCGGCGAATACCCTCATTGGTATATAGACTACAGCAAAGTGGTTTTCTCAAAGGGAGATTTAGAGTTGCCGAAGGGGATTTCACTCGCTCTGGAAAAGAATATTTTACGTGTGTCCTGGGACACCGAAAAGGAGGGTGCCGCTGCCGATGATGATCAAGCAATGGTTATGGTTTCTGGCAGTAATGATGTTATTGGAAAACACAGTGGTAATTTACGAGAAGATGGCGAAGAGTTAATCGACCTGGTGGGTGAGGAGGAGGGTACGGAACTGTTTGTTCATATTGCGTTTATATCTGACGATCGTAGTCGGGTATCAGATAGCCTGTTCTTAGGTTCTGTGGTGGTCGGACAATAAGGGTTTTTTTGAGGAAATACGTTACTTTGTTTATTAAATTAAAAATAAGCTCCTCTGAATAAGGTAGTTTTACAACTATTGTCAATTTTTTTCAAAAAAGGCTTGACATGTATGTAAAACTACCTATATTTGCATTCACCAAAACAAAAGCGAAAGTAGCTCAGTTGGTAGAGCGCAACCTTGCCAAGGTTGAGGTCGCGAGTTCGAACCTCGTCTTTCGCTCCAAAAACAAATCCCTTATTGTAAGGGATTTTATGTTTAAACCGGTGTCGCAAGACACTTTTAAACGCTGAAGTGGTGGAACTGGTAGACACGCAGGACTTAAAATCCTGTTCGCCCTAAAGCGAGTGCGGGTTCGATTCCCGCCTTCAGTACTTTTAAAGAAGCGAACCGCAGATGGCTCGCTTCTTTTGTTTTTATATCCTGCTTAATATAAAATCGGCAGGTATATGTAGTTTATCGTATATCCCTTTCAAGAAATCGATATCGGGCTTTCGTTTTCCTTTTAATATCTGGTTGATCTTGGGAAGCGGTATGTTTGTCTCTTTGGCCAGATCAGTCTGGCTCATATCTCGTTCAAACATCTTGACCTTGACCATATCAATGATGGTTTTGGGTGCTGGGAATGTATAATATCTGCTTTCGTATTCCTGTACTTGTGCGGTCTTATCTTGCAGGGCTTGTAACTCTTCGGGGGTTACATTGTTTTCTCCCTTTTTCATGATATCATTGATACTGTTGATAGTATCGGTGTATTGTTTTTCATTTTTAATCTTCATCTTACAGATCTTTTAAGTTCAACTTGTCATATTCGCTATGTGTGCCGATAAACCGGATAAAAACGGTTCTTACATTGAAGAAGATACGGGCTACCAGTCTACAATCATTCCCTTTAATATTAAAGATAAATAGACTATCCCCCACACCGTCTACACTGTTAATGGTTTTTTTCATTTCTGCAAAGTTCTTCCAATCGGAGGCAGCGGTAATGTTGTGACATCTTTCCAGAGCATTATAATACTCTGGATGTGTCTCTGCATACTCTTTTATGACCTTCGTTGATATGATCACCATGAAACAAAGATAGAGGATTTTATTTTAAAAATTATAAAAATATTTCATAAAATGAAATATTGAATACCAACAAACAAGCTTAATGAGCAGATAATTCAAAGTTTATGATCAGATATTCCAAAATTTAATCGCTGATATTCCAAAGTTTAACTATATTTGATGGAAAACAAAATAGATTGTGCTATGTCTGAATGGATAGAGAGAACAATGGCTAAGGAGATAAGAAAACGGATTAAACAATATCCGATCCTAGCGGTAACGGGTCCACGACAATCCGGCAAAACCACCTTGTTAAAAACGCTGTTTCCCGATTATGGTTATGTGTCTCTTGAAAATCCCGATCATCGGTCTTTTGCACAGGAAGATCCAAATGGCTTTCTTCAACAATATGCTAATAATGCCATATTGGATGAAGTTCAACGAGTACCAGAATTGTTTTCCTATTTGCAAACTGTGGTTGATGAATCTGGCCAAATGGGGCAATACATCCTTTCTGGATCGCAAAATTTTCATTTACTTAAGCACATTACTCAGTCATTGGCCGGGCGTGTTGCTCTCTTCCGACTTTTACCCCTGGATACCCACGAGCTAGAGCAAGCTAAAAAATTGCCCACAAACTATTTAGATGCCTGCATTCAGGGAGGGTACCCCGCTATTTATCATAGAAGTTTAGATCCAACGGATTTTTACGCCAACTACATTCGCACATACATAGAAAAGGATGTGACAGAATTGATTAATATCCGTGATATGAATAGCTTCCGGACGTTCCTCGGATTGTGTGCAGCAAGAGCAGGTCAACTTTTGAACTTGACTGCGCTGGCTAATGATTGTAATATTTCTCAACCTACTGCAAAGGCCTGGTTGTCTGTTTTAGAAAGCAGTTATCTTGTTTTCTTGCTTTATCCTTATCATGATAACTTCAATAAACGCTTGGTAAAAACGCCTAAACTATATTTTTATGATGTTGGTTTATTGACCCATTTATTGCAAATTCGTGAACCTAAAGAATTGGCCGTAAATAGACTAAAGGGTAATATCTTTGAGAATTTCGTCATTGCCAATTTTCAAAAGTTTAATGAGAATCGATACGAGCATCTTAATTATTATTTTTGGCAAGATCACAATGGCTTAGAAATTGACCTATTGCTAAAAACTGCAAATGCGTTTGATGTATATGAGGTCAAATCTACTCAGACGTTAAGCGGCGCGCTATTCAAAAATCTTCAACATTTCACCGAAATAGTGAAGCCACACGCTGTTCAGCCGCACCTGATTTATGGTGGAGATCAATCTTTAGTTCGAAGCAATGTACAGGTATTGTCCTGGAGAATGGTATAGTAAAAATAAAGCTGCGAAATTAAAAGGACACTGATCCGAATTTTCGAAAAGGACTTGAACAGGAAAATAGGCTTTACGTTTCTGTAATTGAATATTGTTAACTATAAAAAGCATTTTAGGTTTATTTTGCTTTCTATATATAGCATTTTGGAACTGCCTTATCAGCGATTTCAAAAACGAATCCCTAACGTGTAATCTTCAAAATATTTGGAAAATGTTATCTTTTAAGATAACTTTGTGTGGATGATCAGGGAAATAATATTTTATCAAAATCACTTCACCGACTTTTATCAAAAGCAGGATGAGAAGGTAAAGTCAAAGATTAAATATACTCTAGATCTAATAAGGCAGGTGGAACGGGTTCCGGATAAATTTCTGAAGCATATGATTGGGTATGATGGTCTTTATGAGGTGAGGGTGCAGGTAAAGTCTAATATTTATCGAATTTTCTGTTGCTTTGACAACAACCGCATCGTGGTTCTCTTTAATGGGTTCCAAAAGAAAACGCAGAAAACGCCGCAACAAGAAATTGACAGGGCTGTTAAATTAAAAGAAGAGTATTTTAAAAACAAGATATGAAAAGCTACGACCAAGTAAAGAATTTTGAAGAACTGTTGGAACTAGAACATGGCAAGGTGGGCACTACATCGCGAAATGAGTACGAAGAAAACGCCCAGATGTTTATCATTAGTGAGATGCTAAAGGAAGCCAGACGGGAAGCTAATCTTACACAAGAACAGTTAGCCGAACTTTCCGGGACAAAAAAAAGCTATATTTCTAAGCTCGAAAACGCTAAGGGCAATATTCAGCTTTCGACACTGATTCGAATTTTCGAAAAGGGCTTGAACAAGAAAATCGGCTTTACGTTTCTGTAATTGAAAAAGGGAGCTATTAAAAAGCAGGTTTAGCTCGGCATTACAAAAATCAACTCTATCTATTTATCTATTTGATCTTTTTGTAAAAATCAGTAAACCGTTTGCCGGATTTGCTAAATAATACTGAGTCTGCAAATTCATTGTAATAGGAATAGTTAATATCCGCGATATCGATTTTATTAATAATCGTAATATTGAAATTGTCCTTGAGGTGTTTAGCAGGAGGTACTGGATCATGATAATACGACCGGGAAAATAATCACTTTCAACCAAGGAAAAACACCGATTAAAGACGTTGTAAAGAATATCTAATCTTATTGTAGCGTAATTGTGACGAAGCTCGTATTGGATAAAAGTACGAGTCCAAGCTGTTTTGTGCTCGGTCAATAGATTAAAACAAACGTGAAAAAAACTACTATTCTGGGAAACCTCCAGACAAACAGCTTTGTGCTTGTTCTTGTTCTGTCTTTTTTATTAGTTTCTTGCCAGAAGGAAGAGACAGATGGCGAAGCTTTAAAGTGTACGGTTGTGGTGAAAGAAGGCTCTGATGATAATGTAATCGGCAAGTGGAAATTGGTAATTGCCGAAACTACTTTTTTCAAACCAAGGAAAGAAGATTACTCATGCCGAGAAGTATTTTATACGTTTCGGGAGGATGGCAAATTGGTGATCACAAGTAATCACGAAAACCTCATCGGTTACGATGTAGGAGAGTATGCTTTTGAGTTTGACAAAATTGAGCATGAGGAGGCGCAATACCACTCGCTGAAGATTGGGAACGGGAATATCGGGTGTAGCATCGAGAACAATCATATGATTTTAGATAATTCACCTTTAGACGGTCCTAAACTTCTCTTAATGAGAGTAGAATGATCCTTTTTACTATTTCTTGCAAGGGTACTAATAGTTGCTAAAAATGAGAATATCGATGGTTACTTGTCACTCAATATCTCAAAAATCAAACTTTGTTCAAAGCCTCTGCTAACCGCATATTGGGCTAGTTTCATTTTTCGTTTGTAAGGGTGAGGCTCTTTGAGTAGTCTTGATTTTTTTTCGATAACCTGCTCGAGCGTGCTCATATATTCACTGGGATCAATGCTCGCTAAGGACTCTTTTATTAGGCGCGGCGATATTCTTTTCTGTTGCAGACCGTTTTTGATTTTGATCCTTCCCCATTGTTTCATTTTAAATTTGCCGGAAACATAGGCATAGGCAAAACGTTCTTCGTTGAGAAAGTTTTCCGTAATTAATTCGGATATAATGTTCTCTACATCAGATTGATGTAGACCCCAGTTATAGAGTTTGTCTCGTACCTCTTGCTGTGCTCGCTCTTGATAGGCGCAAAAACCTTCTGCTCGCTTTTTCGCCTGCATGGGGGTAAGTCGGTTATTTTTTTTCTGATCCGAATCAATCATGTTGATTTTTCTTTTCTTAAACTATACTATAGTTGCATGAAGAGTTCAGCAGGCAAGTTAAAGTACTTGCGTAGTTTTCGAGCGGTATTTAAGGTTAATTCCCTGCGGCCAGACAAAACAGAAGAAACATGACCTTTGCTGCCTATAATTGGCTCCAACTCCTTAGCTTTGATTCCACGCTCCTCCATTTTTAATTTTATAACCTCAATAGGGTCAATAGTCGGTATTTGAATGTGTTTATCTTCATAATCTTTGATTAACACCAATAGCAATGCTAACTCATCTGCCTCGACTGTGCCATCTTCCACGTGGAAGATGGCCATTGTTCTCTTCACAGCTGTTTGATATTGTTCTTCTGTATTTAATACTTTCCAGTCCATCTTTTTATCCTTTATAAGTTAATATTTTCGTGTCGAAGGTCACTGTTTCTGCGTCCATTTTGTCGTATTCTTTATGTGTGCCGAACCAGATTATATAAGCGGCACGTTGTTGAAAATTCACAGATACTATTAACCGATAATCGTTTCCTTTAATATTAAATATTACTCTACCGTTTGCTACAATACTCGCATTCCCATATACATTCTTTAAGTCATTGAAACTTCCGAAGTCTTGTTTTAAAAATTCGGTATACCATATCAATAATGAGCTTTTAGCGCTTGGGTATTTTTCGGCATAGTACAATATAGACCGTCGTACGATTATATTCATTTCTATACAAAGATAATAAAAGTTTTCAAAATGAAAACAAACATTAGTTGACAATTTTTTCATCTTAACCCAAAAAATGATGAAATTCGTTGTAGAATGCATACCCAGCTCTATACCATTGACCGCATTGCGGATATTATTGCCGACCGATATCGAATCGTCCGACCTGATGATGAAATTCTCCATCTGATCTACGATACCAGAAAAATCAATGATGGCGGGCGGTCGCTTTTTTTTGCATTGAAAGCCGATCTGGATGGTCATGCTTTTATCGAGCAAGCCTACCGGGCTGGGGTGAGAAACTTTGTTGTGATAGAAGGGAAGGTTGATGAGCGTGCTTATCCGGATGCAAACTTTCTATTTGTCGAAAGTACTTTGGCTGCCCTACAGCAATTAGCAAAATATCATCGCACACAGTTTGACATTCCTGTAATTGCTATTACAGGAAGTAATGGGAAGACGATTGTGAAAGAATGGTTGTTCCAGCTTTTGTATCCCGAATTCAATATTGCCCGAAGTCCTAAGAGTTATAATTCACAATTAGGGGTGGCTTTGTCTTTATGGCAACTCTCTGCTGAAAATACCTTGGCAATTATTGAAGCAGGTATCAGCCGCGTGGGTGAAATGGAGCGTTTGCAGAATATCATTCGTCCGACGATAGGTGTGTTGACGAACATAGGAACTGCACATAGTGAGGGTTTTAAAAGTAATGTGGAGAAGCTGTCTGAAAAGCTTTTTTTGTTTAAAGGTGCAGAAAAGTTAATCTTATCGCCGAAATATATCAGCGTGGGAACAACCCTCCCTGAGAATACTGAGGTGATTTCATGGGGTGATGAAGAGGGGTGTGATTTGCAGATCAAAGAAATCAACAAAGGCACTTATACGCAAATTACAGCGATATATAAAGGAGAGACGGTTGATATTCAGATCACCCTCAGTGATGATGCTTCAATTGAGAATGCAATCTCTTGTTGGACGGTGCTTCTTGGTTTGGGTTATGCGCCGGAATTGATTAAACAGCGGATGATTGCTTTATTTCCAGTTGAGATGCGACTGGAACTGAAAAATGGGATCAATAACTGTTCGATTATTGATGATTCATATAGCTGCGATGTCGCTTCATTGATAATCGCATTGAATTTTTTGCAGCAGCAAAATCAAGCTGGAAAGAAAACTGTTATTCTCTCAGATATTCCCGAGATCAAAGGTAATAAGGAAAGTGTCTACCGTACGGTTGCTCAGTTGATAAAGATTAATAAAATTGATCGGTTCATTGGCGTGGGCGAGGAGATTTCTTCTTTTCGACATTTATTTGATAGTGACTCGCTGTTTTATTCTTCGACGGAGGGGTTTCTGGCAGCTGCCGCAAACATTGGTTTTCAAGACGAAGTCATTTTACTAAAGGGCGCGCGGGTTTTTTCTTTTGAGAGAATTAGCCGGATTCTTACGCAGAAGACGCATGATACCGCTTTGGAGATCAATTTGAAAGCTTTGGAGAGAAATCTAAAGTATTATAAGTCTAGGTTGCAACCAAACACAAAGTTAATGGTGATGGTGAAGGCTTTTTCCTATGGTAGCGGAAGCTTTGAGATTGCAAATTTATTGCAGTTTAACCAGGTCGACTATCTCGCCGTAGCTTATCCTGATGAAGGGGTCACGTTACGGAAGTCGGGGATCACGCTTCCCATTATGGTAATGAATGTAGATACGACTTCTTTTGAGGCAGTGGTAAGTCATGAATTAGAGCCTGAAATCTTTTCTCTGACGCAGTTGACTGCCTTTGTGGATTTTCTGGAGAGCAGGGATATAGCGAATTACCCCATTCATATTAAATTGGAGACGGGGATGCACCGCCTAGGTTTTGAGGAAAATGACTTAGATAAGCTATTGCAATTTCTAAGAGAACGAGACGCTATTCGGGTTGCCTCGGTTTTTTCTCACCTCGCGGCGTCAGGGAGTGCCGAACATGATGATTTTACACGTTTGCAGATCAGTACGTTTGATAGGATCAGCAGTGTGTTGCAGGAAGCGCTTCCTTATTCGTTTATTCGTCACCTTTCGAATACGGCGGCTATTGATCGCTGGCCGACGGCTAGTTTTGATATGGTTCGTTTGGGAATCGGTCTGTATGGTATTGCTTCCGCTGACGATTATCAGCTTGAGCCGGTTGCGAGATTAAAAACTCGTATTTCTCAAATTAAACAAATCCATCCCGAAGATACGGTTGGCTATAATCGAAAAGGTAAATTGCTGCATGGTGGAACAATTGCCACTGTTAAAATAGGTTATGCAGATGGTTATAACCGACGCTTTGGGAATGGGGTCGGAAGGATGTTAGTTGATGGGAAGTTGGTGCCTACGATAGGTGATATCTGTATGGATATGTGCATGTTGGATGTAACCGGACAAGATGTGAAGGAAGGGGATTCAGTAGAGGTGTTTGGTGAAGTGCTTAATTTAATGAGTCTTGCAGATGCGATTGGTACCATACCTTATGAGCTTATGACAGGAATATCGCAACGTGTAAAGCGAGTATATTTCTATGAGTAGGGGCACAAAATTTCCGAAGATTTATTTAAGTTTGAGTAAAAGATTATCATGATAAAAAGGAGTTTTCGCCGAATATTTAACTATCTGATTCGAGGTACCATTGTGGTTTTGCCTTTGGTAGGAGCGGTTTTTTTAATTTATTGGTTGTTCTCTCGATTGGATTCTGCTTTGAATTTAAGTACTTGGCTTTTTACGGATGAATTGGGGCAACCTTTATATGTGCCTGGCCTTGGAATTATCAGTGTATTGGTTATTCTGATCCTGGTCGGCTTCCTTATAACAAATTTGGTAACTGCACCAATCTATAATTGGTTCGGCAGGTTGTTGAACCGAATTCCACTTTTCAATACCCTGTATACTTCCTTGAAAGATTTTACCGAGGCTTTTGTAGGCGACGCAAAGAAGTTTAATGAACCGGTGATAGTCGAAGTAAA from Pedobacter indicus carries:
- a CDS encoding type II toxin-antitoxin system RelE/ParE family toxin, with translation MIREIIFYQNHFTDFYQKQDEKVKSKIKYTLDLIRQVERVPDKFLKHMIGYDGLYEVRVQVKSNIYRIFCCFDNNRIVVLFNGFQKKTQKTPQQEIDRAVKLKEEYFKNKI
- a CDS encoding helix-turn-helix domain-containing protein; the encoded protein is MKSYDQVKNFEELLELEHGKVGTTSRNEYEENAQMFIISEMLKEARREANLTQEQLAELSGTKKSYISKLENAKGNIQLSTLIRIFEKGLNKKIGFTFL
- a CDS encoding regulatory protein RecX produces the protein MIDSDQKKNNRLTPMQAKKRAEGFCAYQERAQQEVRDKLYNWGLHQSDVENIISELITENFLNEERFAYAYVSGKFKMKQWGRIKIKNGLQQKRISPRLIKESLASIDPSEYMSTLEQVIEKKSRLLKEPHPYKRKMKLAQYAVSRGFEQSLIFEILSDK
- a CDS encoding helix-turn-helix domain-containing protein produces the protein MDWKVLNTEEQYQTAVKRTMAIFHVEDGTVEADELALLLVLIKDYEDKHIQIPTIDPIEVIKLKMEERGIKAKELEPIIGSKGHVSSVLSGRRELTLNTARKLRKYFNLPAELFMQL
- a CDS encoding type II toxin-antitoxin system HigB family toxin; amino-acid sequence: MNIIVRRSILYYAEKYPSAKSSLLIWYTEFLKQDFGSFNDLKNVYGNASIVANGRVIFNIKGNDYRLIVSVNFQQRAAYIIWFGTHKEYDKMDAETVTFDTKILTYKG
- a CDS encoding bifunctional UDP-N-acetylmuramoyl-tripeptide:D-alanyl-D-alanine ligase/alanine racemase, with protein sequence MHTQLYTIDRIADIIADRYRIVRPDDEILHLIYDTRKINDGGRSLFFALKADLDGHAFIEQAYRAGVRNFVVIEGKVDERAYPDANFLFVESTLAALQQLAKYHRTQFDIPVIAITGSNGKTIVKEWLFQLLYPEFNIARSPKSYNSQLGVALSLWQLSAENTLAIIEAGISRVGEMERLQNIIRPTIGVLTNIGTAHSEGFKSNVEKLSEKLFLFKGAEKLILSPKYISVGTTLPENTEVISWGDEEGCDLQIKEINKGTYTQITAIYKGETVDIQITLSDDASIENAISCWTVLLGLGYAPELIKQRMIALFPVEMRLELKNGINNCSIIDDSYSCDVASLIIALNFLQQQNQAGKKTVILSDIPEIKGNKESVYRTVAQLIKINKIDRFIGVGEEISSFRHLFDSDSLFYSSTEGFLAAAANIGFQDEVILLKGARVFSFERISRILTQKTHDTALEINLKALERNLKYYKSRLQPNTKLMVMVKAFSYGSGSFEIANLLQFNQVDYLAVAYPDEGVTLRKSGITLPIMVMNVDTTSFEAVVSHELEPEIFSLTQLTAFVDFLESRDIANYPIHIKLETGMHRLGFEENDLDKLLQFLRERDAIRVASVFSHLAASGSAEHDDFTRLQISTFDRISSVLQEALPYSFIRHLSNTAAIDRWPTASFDMVRLGIGLYGIASADDYQLEPVARLKTRISQIKQIHPEDTVGYNRKGKLLHGGTIATVKIGYADGYNRRFGNGVGRMLVDGKLVPTIGDICMDMCMLDVTGQDVKEGDSVEVFGEVLNLMSLADAIGTIPYELMTGISQRVKRVYFYE
- a CDS encoding DUF502 domain-containing protein; the protein is MIKRSFRRIFNYLIRGTIVVLPLVGAVFLIYWLFSRLDSALNLSTWLFTDELGQPLYVPGLGIISVLVILILVGFLITNLVTAPIYNWFGRLLNRIPLFNTLYTSLKDFTEAFVGDAKKFNEPVIVEVNDSGLKRIGFLTQHDLSKLGLEGEVMVYFPYAYSFAGQVAIAKVERVKRMNISATDAMKLVVSGGVSGLE